The following proteins are encoded in a genomic region of Gadus morhua unplaced genomic scaffold, gadMor3.0, whole genome shotgun sequence:
- the LOC115538899 gene encoding elongator complex protein 3, with translation MGKPKKKTDLSRAELMMMTVADVIQQLVEAHEEGRDINLNKVKTKTSARYGLSSQPRLVDIIAAVPPQYRRALVPKLKAKPIRTASGIAVVAVMCKPHRCPHISFTGNICVYCPGGPDSDFEYSTQSYTGYEPTSMRAIRARYDPFLQTRHRVEQLKQLGHSVDKVEFIVMGGTFMALGEEYRDYFIRNLHDALSGHTSNSVAEAVRYSEVSNTKCVGITIETRPDYCLKRHLSDMLSYGCTRLEVGVQSVYEDVARDTNRGHTVRAVCESFHQAKDAGFKVVSHMMPDLPNVGMERDVEQFIEFFENPAFRPDGLKLYPTLVIRGTGLYELWKTGRYKSYSPSALVDLVARVLALVPPWTRVYRVQRDIPMPLVSSGVEHGNLRELALQRMQDMGTECRDVRTREVGIQEIHHKVRPYQVELVRRDYVANSGWETFLSYEDPEQDILIGLLRLRRCSDQSFRPELKGGVSIVRELHVYGSVVPVSSRDPSKFQHQGFGTMLMEEAERIASEEHGSCKLAVISGVGTRNYYRKLGYELEGPYMVKDLLAPLL, from the exons ATGgggaagccgaagaagaaga CTGACCTGAGCCGCGCTgagctgatgatgatgacggtgGCTGATGTCATCCAGCAGCTGGTTGAGGCCCACGAGGAGGGGCGGGACATCAACCTCAACAA gGTGAAGACGAAGACGTCGGCTAGGTACGGCCTGTCCTCCCAGCCCCGGCTGGTGGACATCATCGCCGCCGTGCCGCCGCAGTACCGCCGCGCCCTGGTGCCCAAACTGAAGGCCAAGCCCATCCGCACGGCCAGCGGG ATCGCGGTGGTGGCTGTGATGTGTAAGCCTCATCGCTGTCCTCACATCAGCTTCACCGGgaacatctgtgt TTACTGCCCCGGGGGTCCGGACTCTGACTTTGAGTATTCAACCCAGTCCTACACGGGATATGAG cctacCTCCATGAGGGCGATCCGGGCGCGCTATGACCCGTTCCTTCAGACCCGACACCGCGTCGAGCAG CTGAAGCAGCTGGGCCACAGCGTGGACAAGGTGGAGTTCATCGTGATGGGCGGGACCTTCATGGCGCTGGGGGAGGAGTACAGAGACTACTTCATCAGGAACCTCCACGACGCCCTCTCAGGACACACCTCCAACAGCGTGGCAGAGGCAGTCAG GTACTCTGAGGTGAGCAACACTAAGTGCGTGGGCATCACCATCGAGACGCGTCCCGACTACTGTCTGAAGCGCCACCTCAGCGACATGCTGAGCTACGGCTGCACCCGGCTGGAGGTTGGGGTCCAGAGCGTGTACGAGGACGTGGCCCGCGACACCAACAG gggccaCACTGTGCGGGCGGTGTGTGAGTCGTTCCACCAGGCGAAGGACGCGGGCTTCAAGGTGGTCTCCCACATGATGCCCGACCTGCCCAACGTGGGCATGGAGCGCGACGTGGAGCAGTTCATC GAGTTCTTTGAGAACCCGGCGTTCCGCCCCGACGGGCTGAAGCTCTACCCCACGCTGGTGATCCGCGGGACAGGTCTGTACGAGCTCTGGAAGACGGGCCGCTACAAGTCGTACTCCCCCAGCGCGCTGGTGGACCTGGTGGCCCGCGTGCTGGCCCTGGTGCCCCCCTGGACCCGCGTGTACCGCGTGCAGAG ggacatCCCCATGCCCCTGGTGAGCTCAGGGGTGGAGCACGGGAACCTGAGGGAGCTGGCCCTGCAGAGGATGCAGGACATGGGGACCGAG TGTCGGGACGTCCGGACCAGAGAGGTGGGCATCCAGGAGATCCACCACAAAGTCCGACCCTACCAG GTGGAGCTGGTGCGGCGGGACTACGTGGCTAACAGCGGCTGGGAGACCTTCCTGTCCTACGAGGACCCTGAACAGGACATCCTGATTGGTCTGCTGCGCCTGCGCCGCTGCTCTGACCAATCATTTCGCCCGGAGCTGAAGGGGGGCGTGTCCATCGTGCGCGAGCTTCACGTGTACGGAAGTGTGGTTCCTGTCAGCAGCCGAGACCCCAGCAAGTTCCagcaccag ggCTTTGGGACGATGCTGATGGAGGAGGCGGAACGAATCGCATCAGAGGAGCACGGATCCTGCAAACTGGCTGTTATCtctg GGGTGGGCACCAGGAACTACTACAGGAAGCTGGGCTACGAGCTGGAGGGGCCGTACATGGTGAAGGATCTGCTGGCCCCCCTACTCTGA
- the LOC115538901 gene encoding LOW QUALITY PROTEIN: serine/threonine-protein kinase pdik1l-B-like (The sequence of the model RefSeq protein was modified relative to this genomic sequence to represent the inferred CDS: deleted 1 base in 1 codon): MEELYTLDREVGRGSYGVVFEGRASKTGSRVALKRLACSSPEAMELYLQELWAMRTTARAHPNVIALHAVLLQTGARTLRPLGPGRLPLDLVEAALKGRVSGPRPRPGHTRPRLQDRTNLDGAPATGTPSRPRGRRGRSSPRRRSSGGEAPARCRALWLVMEFCDGGDLNRYLLSRPADERRDRSVVEQLSRALAFLHRLGITHRDLKPDNVLVQDRPGGPVIKVADFGLSKMSEGPGEGEGGRQLFWSTCGSDFYMAPEVWAGAGYTAQADVFSLGVVFWAVLERITLLEEGTTHPQLGAYVCRGRSSGVVPLGVALQEDPTLQLTIPMRSRRAPQLPPPPGPAVSRLLAAMLAHDPLARPPAARLEARLRSALLTDAR; this comes from the exons ATGGAGGAGCTGTACACCCTGGACCGGGAGGTGGGCCGCGGGAGCTACGGCGTGGTGTTCGAGGGCCGCGCCTCCAAGACGGGGTCCCGCGTGGCGCTGAAGCGTCTGGCCTGCAGCAGCCCTGAGGCCATGGAGCTGTACCTCCAGGAGCTGTGGGCCATGAGGACCACCGCCCGGGCCCACCCCAACGTCATCGCCCTGCACGCTGTCCTGCTGCAGACGGGGGCGCGCACCCTGCGCCCACTGGGGCCCGGGCGGCTCCCCCTGGACCTGGTGGAGGCGGCCCTCAAGGGCCGGGTCTccgggccccggccccgcccgggCCACACCCGGCCCCGGCTGCAGGACCGGACCAACCTGGACGGAGCCCCCGCCACCGGGACCCCCAGCCGGCCccgagggaggagggggcggag CAGCCCGCGGCGGAGGTCCAGCGGGGGGGAGGCCCCCGCCCGCTGCAGGGCCCTCTGGCTGGTGATGGAGTTCTGTGACGGAGGAGACCTGAACCGCTACCTGCTGTCGCGGCCGGCCGACGAGCGGCGCGACCGCAGCGTGGTGGAGCAGCTGAGCCGCGCGCTGGCCTTCCTGCATCGCCTGGGCATCACGCACCGCGACCTGAAGCCCGACAACGTCCTGGTGCAGGACAGGCCCGGCGGCCCCGTCATCAAG gtggcggACTTCGGTCTGAGCAAGATGAGCGAGggcccgggggagggggaggggggcaggcaGCTCTTCTGGTCCACCTGCGGCTCGGACTTCTACATGGCGCCAGAGGTGTGGGCGGGGGCGGGCTACACCGCCCAGGCCGACGTCTTCTCCCTGGGGGTGGTGTTCTGGGCGGTGCTGGAGAGAATCACCCTGCTGGAAGAGGGCACCACCCACCCACAGCTAG gggcctATGTGTGTCGGGGTCGATCGTCCGGCGTGGTCCCTCTGGGCGTGGCCCTACAGGAGGACCCGACCCTCCAGCTGACCATCCCCATGAGGTCCCGGAGGGCCccccagctg ccccccccccccggccccgccgtCTCCCGCCtcctggcggccatgttggcccACGACCCCCtggcccgcccccccgccgcccggcTGGAGGCCCGCCTCCGCTCCGCCCTGCTGACCGACGCCCGCTGA